One Mercurialis annua linkage group LG3, ddMerAnnu1.2, whole genome shotgun sequence DNA window includes the following coding sequences:
- the LOC126674480 gene encoding putative invertase inhibitor: MSIPILFLILLLAVPTHQLSELITNTCEQTLYRELCIVELKTAPETVQELPKLTIFALKMAVLAGGEIEKRIGKISKSKEDKIIKQGLSDCTKIYQGVIAKLEDSMKAVATRDYVHVNKLVTASITDSQTCEDSFKKYGALQSPLTFYNTKFHQLCSILLTMSNLLTKDY; encoded by the coding sequence ATGTCTATACCAATCCTTTTCTTAATTTTACTTTTGGCAGTTCCTACGCACCAACTTTCAGAGCTAATCACCAATACTTGCGAGCAAACCCTCTACAGGGAATTATGCATTGTGGAGCTAAAAACAGCCCCAGAAACTGTTCAAGAATTACCAAAACTAACCATTTTCGCGTTAAAAATGGCGGTTTTAGCGGGTGGTGAAATAGAAAAAAGGATTGGTAAAATTTCTAAATCTAAAGAGGATAAAATTATTAAGCAAGGTTTAAGTGATTGCACCAAGATTTACCAGGGTGTAATTGCTAAATTAGAAGATTCAATGAAAGCTGTGGCTACTAGAGATTATGTTCATGTTAATAAATTGGTAACGGCGTCGATCACGGATTCACAGACTTGTGAGGATTCATTCAAGAAATATGGTGCATTGCAATCTCCGTTAACGTTTTATAATACAAAGTTTCACCAACTTTGTAGTATTCTTTTAACAATGTCTAATCTCTTGACTAAAGATTATTAG